In Aegilops tauschii subsp. strangulata cultivar AL8/78 chromosome 3, Aet v6.0, whole genome shotgun sequence, one genomic interval encodes:
- the LOC109776062 gene encoding F-box protein At3g07870-like, with the protein MEDIPTELVVEILSRLPWTSRRRLRLVCRSWRDLVHQRTPEMQQCRDAVPLVTTTESAYVVGVCNGVLCLCDDAKPGGAITLVNPATRDTLVLPPIPRHGLFRRQNSRRTDRSWHQAYSFGYHHGTGQYKVVHVPCFFKTKETLQVFTVGEASWREVPAPNAKCKLDAGLVSVNGASYWVTEGSQEKIMSFDLKSERVKPTKPLPMPAMPICHLTEVQRRLSTVTGDTDMIKVGPFRYTLLFNGSDCYSDALIL; encoded by the exons ATGGAGGACATCCCCACGGAGCTTGTGGTGGAGATCCTGTCGCGGCTCCCATGGACCTCGCGCCGGCGGCTGCGCCTCGTCTGCCGGTCCTGGCGTGACCTAGTCCACCAGCGCACGCCGGAGATGCAGCAGTGCCGCGACGCGGTGCCGCTCGTCACCACCACGGAGTCCGCGTAC GTGGTGGGCGTCTGCAATGGCGTGCTCTGCCTGTGCGATGACGCCAAGCCCGGCGGTGCCATCACTCTTGTCAACCCGGCCACCAGAGACACGCTCGTGCTCCCGCCGATCCCACGCCACGGCCTGTTCAGGCGCCAAAACTCGCGGCGCACTGACAGGAGCTGGCACCAGGCATACAGCTTCGGGTACCACCATGGTACAGGGCAGTACAAGGTGGTGCACGTCCCGTGCTTCTTCAAGACCAAGGAGACGTTGCAGGTTTTCACGGTGGGGGAGGCGTCCTGGAGGGAGGTTCCAGCACCTAACGCCAAATGCAAACTGGACGCCGGTCTCGTCAGCGTAAATGGGGCCTCATACTGGGTCACAGAGGGGTCGCAGGAGAAAATAATGTCTTTCGACCTCAAGAGTGAGCGGGTAAAACCCACAAAGCCATTGCCCATGCCGGCCATGCCCATCTGCCACTTGACCGAGGTGCAGCGCAGGCTGAGCACCGTAACTGGCGACACAGACATGATCAAG GTTGGACCCTTCCGATACACGCTTCTGTTCAACGGCAGTGATTGCTATTCTGATGCGCTGATCCTGTGA